The Candidatus Desulfatibia profunda genome window below encodes:
- a CDS encoding activase: MLDKIKALGVCLGASTISIVQVEQELSAGDGNPSGAKVKPRLIEYSLHPHEGDPKQTLLSALKKIDLNSFDKIGATGRRFRHFVNVSSISEPEAVEYAYQFVKPQGIECPAVVTAGGETFMIYVLDRFGRISNVLTGNKCASGTGEFFLQQLRRMNVSLEEAAQWAVTTEPHHVSGRCSVFCKSDCTHATNKGIPKSKVTAGLCQMMANKILELLKKVERKNIMLTGGTARNQTMLASLRREIPGLIVPAEAPYFEALGAALWALENKTAAFPGISELFSTNMASFDTLLPLRNFKEMVAFKTIEKGNIRPGDQCMLGLDVGSTTTKAILMRKADNALLASVYLLTNGDPVGASRQCYRSILSQVKENVDPLDISIVGLGVCGSGRQIAGLHALTDGVINEIIAHAAAAVHFDPDVDTIFEIGGQDAKYTYITNGVASDYAMNEACSAGTGSFLEESAFETLGVRMEDIAEIALQGTKPPNFNDQCAAFIASDIKNAIHEGMEHQDIVAGLVYSICMNYSNRVKGNRPVGEKVFMQGGVCYNKAVPFAMAALVGKPIIVPPEPGLMGAYGVALEVKERLAKRLMPEQHFDLEILANREVIYGKSFICKGGKGKCDRRCDIAIIELDGKKYPFGGACNRYYNIRHNIKYDVENLELVRVRQRLVFETYGAKHVLDSDRGLRQDVAKKPKGRIGINKSFMVNTYYPLYSTFFAELGFEPVVPDYPSQEGIDQKNAAFCYPAELAHGFFYALLQMETPPEFIFLPHFKSVPALGEHTSSQVCPFVQGETFYLQATYREKLEEIKQKGIKILTPLIDMTQGLESARKAFVETAIQMNVSRASAENAFTKALAKQNECLAEMIKIGKKTLKMLESDPTRTAVVIFARAYNGFVEEAHMGIPHKLASRGILVMPYDFLVFDDYKTKRHMYWGMGQRILGAARFIQKHPQLFGTFITNFSCGPDSFLIGYFRNIMGRKPSLTLELDSHTADAGLETRIEAFLDIISAYRQLVADKRIIHPKQPFVPAKTLLDNRNLKVITSSGEVLPVTDPRVKLLVPSMGRMSSESLAAVFRGFGFNAVAHPPSDESVLKLGRANTSCKECLPLILTTGTLLSYIHNGRKAGEVLVYFMPTGSGPCRFGQYHIFMEDLIKKHRIPDVAVFSLTSENSYAGMGNEFVRRVWWGVVASDVIEDIRSMILANAVDPEAGIKIYNREWNLIIVALEKGDFSLLEKQFASSAATFARIPMKLPPKEVPTISLIGEIFVRRDALSRQYLTERLAEKGFATICSPIAEWILYTDYLVDKELVDYKMSKIERLEFLIRKKFMRHYEKSLKTIMSRSGLVRAEPIDIASIIKNARPYISPKMTGEAILTVGSSLTEVASHSCGVIAIGPFGCMPNRVAEAILNEIMNREAKLALDPSNKKLRAVLADIEDLPFLAIESDGSPFPQLINAKLETFCLRAERLHHSMLVFDNSSRAN, encoded by the coding sequence ATGCTCGACAAAATAAAAGCTCTGGGTGTATGCCTCGGGGCTTCCACCATATCGATCGTACAGGTCGAACAGGAGCTTTCCGCAGGTGATGGAAACCCCTCCGGAGCCAAGGTTAAACCTCGCCTGATCGAATATTCCCTTCATCCTCACGAGGGAGATCCCAAACAAACGCTGCTTTCCGCATTAAAAAAGATAGATCTGAATTCTTTTGACAAGATCGGCGCAACCGGCAGAAGGTTTCGGCACTTTGTCAATGTTTCCTCAATATCGGAACCGGAGGCGGTCGAATACGCCTACCAGTTTGTCAAGCCTCAAGGTATTGAATGCCCGGCCGTTGTTACTGCCGGCGGCGAAACGTTTATGATATACGTGCTGGACCGTTTCGGACGAATTTCCAACGTATTGACCGGCAACAAGTGTGCCTCCGGAACCGGTGAATTCTTCCTTCAGCAGCTGCGCAGAATGAATGTATCCCTGGAAGAGGCCGCCCAATGGGCCGTAACCACAGAGCCGCATCATGTCTCCGGCCGCTGCTCGGTGTTCTGTAAATCCGACTGCACCCATGCTACCAACAAAGGTATCCCAAAATCAAAAGTTACCGCCGGTCTTTGTCAGATGATGGCAAACAAGATCCTGGAACTTCTGAAAAAGGTTGAAAGAAAAAATATAATGCTCACCGGCGGGACAGCCCGCAACCAGACGATGCTTGCATCCCTGCGCCGGGAAATTCCCGGCCTGATCGTACCCGCAGAGGCTCCTTATTTTGAAGCACTGGGTGCTGCGCTATGGGCCCTGGAAAACAAAACCGCTGCATTTCCGGGAATATCGGAATTGTTCAGCACAAATATGGCCTCATTTGATACGCTCCTGCCCCTACGTAATTTCAAAGAAATGGTTGCGTTCAAAACCATTGAGAAAGGCAATATTCGTCCGGGGGATCAATGCATGCTGGGTTTAGATGTCGGCTCAACCACCACCAAGGCAATTCTGATGCGCAAGGCCGACAATGCCTTGCTCGCTTCAGTATATCTTCTTACCAACGGTGATCCGGTGGGAGCTTCACGGCAGTGCTATCGATCCATTCTAAGCCAGGTTAAAGAAAATGTTGATCCTTTAGATATATCAATTGTCGGATTGGGGGTTTGCGGGTCCGGCCGCCAGATTGCGGGCCTGCACGCCTTAACGGACGGCGTCATTAACGAAATTATCGCCCATGCGGCGGCAGCGGTTCATTTTGACCCTGATGTGGACACCATCTTCGAAATCGGAGGACAGGATGCCAAGTACACCTATATTACCAACGGGGTGGCCTCCGATTACGCCATGAACGAGGCCTGTTCGGCCGGAACGGGGTCTTTTTTGGAGGAATCGGCTTTCGAGACCCTTGGTGTTAGAATGGAGGACATTGCCGAGATTGCGCTTCAGGGCACAAAGCCCCCCAATTTCAACGACCAGTGTGCCGCATTCATTGCTTCCGACATTAAAAATGCCATTCACGAAGGCATGGAACACCAGGATATCGTTGCCGGTCTGGTCTATTCCATCTGCATGAACTACTCTAACCGGGTGAAAGGCAACCGGCCGGTGGGAGAGAAGGTTTTCATGCAGGGCGGTGTCTGTTACAACAAGGCGGTTCCATTTGCCATGGCGGCCCTTGTGGGCAAGCCGATCATCGTTCCTCCCGAACCCGGGCTGATGGGTGCCTACGGCGTAGCCCTTGAGGTTAAGGAAAGGCTTGCAAAAAGATTGATGCCGGAGCAGCATTTCGATCTGGAAATCCTGGCAAATCGAGAGGTTATATACGGAAAGTCTTTTATCTGCAAGGGCGGAAAAGGAAAGTGCGACCGGCGTTGTGACATCGCCATTATAGAGCTTGATGGAAAAAAATACCCCTTTGGCGGTGCTTGCAACCGATACTATAATATACGGCACAATATCAAATATGATGTTGAGAATCTGGAGCTCGTTAGGGTCCGGCAACGACTTGTATTCGAAACGTACGGCGCCAAGCATGTCCTCGACTCCGATCGGGGACTGCGGCAGGATGTCGCCAAAAAGCCCAAAGGCAGGATCGGAATCAACAAAAGTTTCATGGTCAATACCTATTATCCGCTCTATTCAACATTTTTTGCCGAACTGGGCTTTGAACCCGTTGTTCCGGATTATCCGTCACAGGAAGGCATTGATCAGAAAAACGCTGCTTTCTGCTATCCGGCCGAGCTGGCACACGGTTTTTTCTACGCGCTGCTTCAGATGGAAACGCCCCCGGAATTCATATTTCTGCCCCATTTTAAATCGGTTCCTGCGTTAGGCGAGCATACCAGCTCACAAGTGTGTCCTTTTGTTCAGGGCGAGACGTTCTATCTGCAGGCCACCTACCGGGAAAAACTTGAAGAAATCAAGCAAAAGGGGATAAAAATCCTGACCCCGCTCATAGATATGACTCAAGGACTGGAATCGGCCCGAAAAGCGTTCGTTGAAACCGCCATTCAAATGAATGTTAGCAGGGCGTCGGCTGAAAACGCTTTCACAAAAGCGCTGGCAAAACAGAACGAATGCCTCGCCGAAATGATAAAAATCGGGAAAAAAACGCTTAAAATGCTCGAATCCGACCCGACCCGGACGGCCGTAGTGATTTTTGCAAGGGCGTATAATGGATTTGTTGAAGAAGCACACATGGGCATTCCCCATAAGCTTGCTTCGAGGGGTATTTTGGTAATGCCCTACGATTTTCTCGTATTTGACGATTATAAGACCAAGCGTCACATGTACTGGGGAATGGGACAGCGGATACTCGGGGCCGCCAGGTTCATCCAGAAACATCCTCAACTGTTCGGTACGTTTATCACCAACTTTTCCTGCGGTCCGGATTCGTTCCTCATCGGATATTTTAGGAATATCATGGGGCGCAAGCCTTCGCTGACCCTGGAACTCGACAGCCACACGGCCGATGCCGGCCTGGAGACAAGAATCGAAGCATTTCTTGACATTATCAGCGCTTACCGTCAACTGGTGGCAGACAAGCGGATCATCCACCCGAAGCAGCCGTTTGTTCCTGCCAAGACGCTTCTGGACAACCGTAATCTTAAAGTCATCACATCTTCTGGTGAAGTGCTGCCGGTGACCGACCCGCGCGTCAAACTTTTGGTTCCGTCCATGGGCCGTATGTCTTCTGAATCCCTGGCGGCGGTATTTCGCGGATTCGGTTTCAATGCCGTGGCCCATCCGCCGTCGGACGAGTCGGTGCTGAAACTGGGGCGGGCAAATACATCCTGCAAAGAATGCCTGCCACTTATTCTGACGACAGGAACACTGCTCAGCTACATTCACAACGGGAGAAAGGCCGGCGAGGTATTGGTTTACTTCATGCCTACCGGCTCCGGTCCGTGTCGCTTCGGTCAATATCACATTTTTATGGAAGATCTCATCAAGAAGCATCGGATTCCGGACGTGGCCGTGTTTTCGTTGACATCCGAGAACTCTTATGCCGGCATGGGCAACGAGTTTGTACGCCGGGTATGGTGGGGGGTTGTCGCCTCCGACGTTATCGAAGACATCCGATCGATGATACTGGCCAATGCCGTCGACCCTGAGGCAGGCATAAAAATATATAATCGAGAGTGGAACTTGATTATCGTCGCACTGGAAAAAGGGGATTTCTCCCTGCTGGAAAAACAATTCGCCAGCAGCGCTGCAACATTCGCCCGGATTCCCATGAAGCTCCCACCCAAAGAGGTGCCCACCATTTCCCTTATTGGCGAGATATTTGTCCGGCGGGATGCCCTATCGCGCCAGTATTTAACCGAACGCCTTGCTGAAAAAGGCTTTGCGACCATATGCTCACCGATTGCCGAGTGGATTCTTTACACCGACTATCTGGTGGATAAAGAGCTCGTCGATTATAAGATGTCAAAGATAGAACGGCTTGAGTTTTTGATCAGAAAAAAGTTCATGCGCCACTATGAAAAAAGCCTCAAAACCATCATGTCCCGTTCAGGACTTGTTCGCGCCGAACCGATTGATATTGCATCCATTATCAAAAACGCTCGGCCTTACATTTCACCCAAAATGACCGGGGAAGCCATCCTGACGGTAGGAAGCTCTTTAACCGAGGTTGCGTCGCATTCTTGCGGTGTCATTGCCATCGGCCCCTTCGGATGCATGCCCAATCGTGTTGCGGAAGCCATTTTAAATGAAATCATGAACCGCGAAGCCAAGCTGGCTTTGGACCCCAGCAACAAGAAGCTTCGAGCCGTTCTCGCAGATATTGAAGATTTGCCTTTTTTAGCAATCGAAAGCGACGGTTCCCCCTTTCCCCAGCTCATCAATGCCAAGCTGGAAACTTTCTGCCTCAGGGCGGAGCGGTTGCATCACAGCATGCTGGTATTTGACAATTCAAGCCGGGCAAATTGA